The following are encoded in a window of Gossypium raimondii isolate GPD5lz chromosome 13, ASM2569854v1, whole genome shotgun sequence genomic DNA:
- the LOC105782558 gene encoding uncharacterized protein LOC105782558 produces MSSCSSSSFSLLKPLTFPSTPCPSPALLFHNNPNNIPFKTTSNHSKTLHLSKRLTIPFALTESDSPKSLQPDLQTLLLQLADSFDLPTDYFSQLPNDLRLDLNDAAFDLSNGPVIDECGMELGETLLNLSRAWESADTSTSYALASKLPLLANSLTDSAKLAFGRRLVAAGRRFQAMGQYGQGELQKIAKAVNAAGKLLSASSISATTEEQPKTETRMFKFGELQVEVTSEKANIGAAIGFVFGILSWQIAQGIQSIPESSLEYANDNALLLAKSLRGALLAVFYSSTILSVFTTIGLLLLGRQLKSEGK; encoded by the exons ATGTCTTCTtgttcatcatcttctttttctctgCTTAAACCTCTAACCTTTCCTTCAACTCCATGCCCCTCTCCTGCCCTTCTATTTCACAATAATCCCAATAACATCCCCTTCAAAACCACTTCCAATCACTCCAAAACTCTCCACCTCTCAAAGCGTCTAACCATTCCATTTGCTCTTACTGAATCCGACTCTCCCAAGTCCCTTCAACCCGACCTTCAAACCCTTCTCCTGCAACTTGCT GATAGCTTTGATCTTCCAACGGATTACTTTTCCCAGTTACCGAACGATCTTCGTTTAGAC TTGAATGATGCTGCTTTCGATCTTTCAAATGGACCTGTGATCGATGAG TGTGGTATGGAGTTGGGAGAAACATTATTAAATCTCTCAAGAGCTTGGGAGTCAGCTGATACATCAACTTCGTATGCATTAGCAAGCAAGCTCCCGTTGCTTGCCAACTCTTTGACTGACAGCGCAAAATTAG CATTTGGAAGGCGCTTGGTAGCTGCTGGAAGAAGGTTCCAGGCTATGGGACAGTATGGTCAAGGCGAACTTCAAAAG ATAGCAAAAGCAGTGAATGCAGCTGGAAAACTTCTGTCTGCAAGTTCAATATCTGCAACAACTGAAGAACAACCAAAAACGGAAACTAGAATGTTTAAG TTTGGAGAACTTCAGGTTGAGGTAACATCGGAGAAAGCTAACATTGGAGCTGCAATAGGTTTCGTTTTCGG GATTCTTTCATGGCAAATAGCTCAGGGCATCCAAAGCATTCCGGAGAGTTCATTGGAATATGCAAATGACAATGCTCTGCTTCTAGCTAAG TCATTAAGAGGAGCACTACTTGCAGTTTTCTATTCATCCACAATCTTGTCCGTTTTCACCACCATTGGACTTCTCTTACTTGGAAGACAACTAAAGTCTGAGGGAAAGTAA
- the LOC105782557 gene encoding uncharacterized protein LOC105782557 isoform X1, with product MNESNTSVGGQDFITLPASSNSMSGSESGELRDVDDGLHQVDSQRNNAEAKDGEVKAEILQLNEGDIRNPQNNLIVEAKVDSTLAGDSSDMEISDEITEALRVEKKLDEVSSGAHSESFKVEEKLDGSSMSTKKRCLDLENGSPIQNHTMDGISVVKRPRMTFDDRQPSIRIVYNFLTRASKQKLEELLQKWSEWQAEQGSSLQENELTESGEKTYFPALRVGADKPSAVSFWIDDQRRNLHDMEFIPLDGNIVPLYDRGFAMGLTSADASSNLEGGLEIQDEASRCFNCGSYSHSLKQCPKPRDNVAVNNARKQHQKSKRNQSAASRNATRYYQNSQGGKYDDLKPGVLGAETRQLLGLGEFDPPPWLNRMREIGYPPGYLAPDEDEPSGITIYADVETDEGQEDGEIAEMVQQPEPQMKMTVEFPGINAPIPVEADEKLWAPSPSSESFKSRSQSHHRVNHSSESGSRGLERRYFSDYEDEGPPGVDSRVSSSHPPRYGNYDSPYGFNSPRHPIPRPRSPTSGRSYYERGRRSPLVYEDFGSHGSYGSRYSPRAHGFEYETDERWDNSYLDYSSRYSSHRYHSRW from the exons ATGAATGAAAG TAATACAAGTGTGGGAGGTCAGGATTTCATCACCCTTCCTGCGTCTAGTAATTCTATGTCTGGAAGTGAGAGTGGTGAACTTCGGGATGTGGATGATGGACTTCATCAAGTAGATTCTCAACGTAATAATGCTGAGGCTAAAGATGGTGAAGTGAAAGCTGAGATCCTGCAGCTGAATGAAGGAGATATTAGAAATCCTCAGAACAATTTAATTGTGGAAGCAAAGGTAGACAGCACTCTTGCTGGCGATTCATCTGACATGGAAATAAGTGATGAAATAACTGAAGCTCTTAGAGTTGAAAAGAAACTGGATGAGGTTAGCTCTGGAGCTCATTCTGAATCATTTAAGGTTGAAGAGAAATTGGATGGCTCTTCAATGTCTACCAAAAAGCGGTGTCTTGATCTTGAAAATGGAAGTCCCATCCAGAACCACACAATGGATGGTATTT CTGTTGTTAAGAGACCTCGGATGACATTTGATGACCGGCAACCTTCTATTCGTATTGTGTATAATTTCTTAACAAG AGCTAGTAAACAGAAGCTTGAGGAGCTTTTGCAGAAGTGGTCAGAGTGGCAAGCTGAACAGGGTTCTTCATTGCAA GAAAATGAACTTACAGAATCAGGAGAAAAGACCTACTTTCCTGCTCTACGTGTTGGTGCAGATAAGCCCTCCGCCGTG TCATTCTGGATTGACGATCAAAGAAGGAATCTGCATGATATGGAGTTCATCCCACTGGATGGTAATATTGTGCCACTTTATGATCGTGGGTTTGCAATGGGTTTGACTTCAGCAGATGCTTCAAGTAATTTGGAAGG AGGCCTGGAGATACAAGATGAGGCTTCCCGTTGTTTCAACTGTGGTTCTTATAGTCATTCCCTAAAGCAATGCCCAAAGCCTCGCGACAATGTTGCTGTCAACAATGCTCGAAAGCAACACCAAAAGTCCAAACGTAATCAGAGTGCTGCTTCTCGCAATGCAACTCGCTATTATCAGAACTCTCAAGGTGGAAAGTATGATGATCTAAAGCCTGGTGTTCTTGGTGCTGAAACGCGACAACTATTAGGCCTTGGG GAGTTCGACCCTCCACCGTGGCTTAATAGAATGCGAGAAATTGGGTACCCACCGGGATATCTAG CCCCTGACGAGGATGAGCCATCTGGAATTACAATATATGCTGATGTGGAAACAGATGAAGGACAGGAAGATGGAGAAATTGCTGAGATGGTGCAGCAGCCTGAACCACAGATGAAAATGACAGTTGAATTTCCAGGAATAAATGCACCGATCCCTGTTGAGGCAGATGAAAAACTTTGGGCTCCTAGTCCAAGTTCTGAATCATTCAAGAGTAGGTCACAATCGCACCATAGAGTAAACCATTCTTCTGAATCTGGCAGCAGAGGGCTGGAACGAAGGTATTTTAGTGATTATGAGGATGAAGGCCCTCCCGGAGTTGACTCCAGAGTTAGCTCATCCCATCCCCCAAGGTATGGTAATTATGATTCACCATACGGTTTTAACAGTCCAAGACATCCTATTCCAAGGCCACGAAGCCCCACCTCAGGAAGGTCGTATTATGAGAGGGGTAGAAGGAGCCCCTTGGTATATGAAGATTTTGGTAGTCATGGCTCCTATGGTTCAAGATATTCTCCAAGAGCTCATGGATTTGAATATGAGACCGATGAAAGATGGGACAACAGCTACTTGGATTATTCATCTCGGTATAGTAGCCATCGATATCACAGCCGGTGGTGA
- the LOC105784600 gene encoding uncharacterized protein LOC105784600: protein MATTSTPQPDSSSNLSITVESNPSDSRLSELGIQSWPKWGCPPGKYMLKFEAEETCYLVKGKVKVYPKGSSEYVEFGAGDLVTIPQGLSCTWDVSVSIDKHYKFASSSSS, encoded by the exons ATGGCAACAACATCTACGCCACAACCAGATTCATCTTCAAATTTGAGTATAACAGTGGAAAGCAATCCTTCCGATTCAAGACTATCTGAACTGGGGATTCAGTCATGGCCTAA ATGGGGATGTCCACCAGGGAAATATATGCTGAAATTTGAGGCAGAAGAGACATGTTATTTGGTGAAAGGGAAAGTGAAGGTGTACCCAAAAGGGTCGTCTGAATATGTAGAGTTTGGAGCAGGCGATCTTGTCACCATCCCTCAGGGTCTTAGTTGTACTTGGGATGTCTCCGTCTCTATTGATAAACACTATAaatttgcttcttcttcttcttcataa
- the LOC105782559 gene encoding uncharacterized protein LOC105782559, translating to MEEADEMVTPGEVLGRATDLKAGKGAYAASHNNTIYASLTGFRRIQAPPPASHDKRPTVEVTGHKAHGPVPEPGSVVIARVTKVMARTASADIMCVGPKSVREKFTGIIRQQDVRATEIDKVDMHLSFRPGDIVRAVVLSLGDARAYYLSTAKNELGIVSAESSAGATMVPISWTEMQCPLTGQIELRKVAKVVN from the exons atggaagaaGCAGATGAGATGGTAACGCCAGGAGAGGTATTAGGAAGAGCCACTGATCTGAAAGCAGGGAAAGGAGCGTACGCCGCCTCTCACAACAACACCATCTACGCTTCCCTTACCGGCTTCCGCCGCATCCAGGCCCCTCCTCCCGCTTCCCATGACAAG AGACCAACTGTGGAGGTAACTGGTCACAAAGCCCATGGTCCTGTTCCAGAACCCGGTTCGGTTGTCATTGCCCGA gTTACTAAGGTGATGGCTAGGACAGCATCAGCTGATATAATGTGTGTTGGTCCGAAATCTGTGAGAGAAAAATTCACTGGTATAATTAG GCAACAGGATGTTAGAGCTACTGAAATTGACAAAGTGGATATGCATTTGTCATTTCGTCCTGGCGATATTGTCAGAGCAGTAGTG CTGTCTCTTGGAGATGCACGGGCTTATTACCTATCCACGGCTAAGAACGAATTAGGCATCGTGTCTGCTGAAAGCTCAGCTG GTGCAACAATGGTTCCGATAAGTTGGACTGAGATGCAGTGCCCATTGACTGGCCAAATCGAGCTAAGGAAGGTGGCGAAGGTCGTTAACTAA
- the LOC105782557 gene encoding uncharacterized protein LOC105782557 isoform X2: MNESNTSVGGQDFITLPASSNSMSGSESGELRDVDDGLHQVDSQRNNAEAKDGEVKAEILQLNEGDIRNPQNNLIVEAKVDSTLAGDSSDMEISDEITEALRVEKKLDEVSSGAHSESFKVEEKLDGSSMSTKKRCLDLENGSPIQNHTMDAVVKRPRMTFDDRQPSIRIVYNFLTRASKQKLEELLQKWSEWQAEQGSSLQENELTESGEKTYFPALRVGADKPSAVSFWIDDQRRNLHDMEFIPLDGNIVPLYDRGFAMGLTSADASSNLEGGLEIQDEASRCFNCGSYSHSLKQCPKPRDNVAVNNARKQHQKSKRNQSAASRNATRYYQNSQGGKYDDLKPGVLGAETRQLLGLGEFDPPPWLNRMREIGYPPGYLAPDEDEPSGITIYADVETDEGQEDGEIAEMVQQPEPQMKMTVEFPGINAPIPVEADEKLWAPSPSSESFKSRSQSHHRVNHSSESGSRGLERRYFSDYEDEGPPGVDSRVSSSHPPRYGNYDSPYGFNSPRHPIPRPRSPTSGRSYYERGRRSPLVYEDFGSHGSYGSRYSPRAHGFEYETDERWDNSYLDYSSRYSSHRYHSRW, from the exons ATGAATGAAAG TAATACAAGTGTGGGAGGTCAGGATTTCATCACCCTTCCTGCGTCTAGTAATTCTATGTCTGGAAGTGAGAGTGGTGAACTTCGGGATGTGGATGATGGACTTCATCAAGTAGATTCTCAACGTAATAATGCTGAGGCTAAAGATGGTGAAGTGAAAGCTGAGATCCTGCAGCTGAATGAAGGAGATATTAGAAATCCTCAGAACAATTTAATTGTGGAAGCAAAGGTAGACAGCACTCTTGCTGGCGATTCATCTGACATGGAAATAAGTGATGAAATAACTGAAGCTCTTAGAGTTGAAAAGAAACTGGATGAGGTTAGCTCTGGAGCTCATTCTGAATCATTTAAGGTTGAAGAGAAATTGGATGGCTCTTCAATGTCTACCAAAAAGCGGTGTCTTGATCTTGAAAATGGAAGTCCCATCCAGAACCACACAATGGATG CTGTTGTTAAGAGACCTCGGATGACATTTGATGACCGGCAACCTTCTATTCGTATTGTGTATAATTTCTTAACAAG AGCTAGTAAACAGAAGCTTGAGGAGCTTTTGCAGAAGTGGTCAGAGTGGCAAGCTGAACAGGGTTCTTCATTGCAA GAAAATGAACTTACAGAATCAGGAGAAAAGACCTACTTTCCTGCTCTACGTGTTGGTGCAGATAAGCCCTCCGCCGTG TCATTCTGGATTGACGATCAAAGAAGGAATCTGCATGATATGGAGTTCATCCCACTGGATGGTAATATTGTGCCACTTTATGATCGTGGGTTTGCAATGGGTTTGACTTCAGCAGATGCTTCAAGTAATTTGGAAGG AGGCCTGGAGATACAAGATGAGGCTTCCCGTTGTTTCAACTGTGGTTCTTATAGTCATTCCCTAAAGCAATGCCCAAAGCCTCGCGACAATGTTGCTGTCAACAATGCTCGAAAGCAACACCAAAAGTCCAAACGTAATCAGAGTGCTGCTTCTCGCAATGCAACTCGCTATTATCAGAACTCTCAAGGTGGAAAGTATGATGATCTAAAGCCTGGTGTTCTTGGTGCTGAAACGCGACAACTATTAGGCCTTGGG GAGTTCGACCCTCCACCGTGGCTTAATAGAATGCGAGAAATTGGGTACCCACCGGGATATCTAG CCCCTGACGAGGATGAGCCATCTGGAATTACAATATATGCTGATGTGGAAACAGATGAAGGACAGGAAGATGGAGAAATTGCTGAGATGGTGCAGCAGCCTGAACCACAGATGAAAATGACAGTTGAATTTCCAGGAATAAATGCACCGATCCCTGTTGAGGCAGATGAAAAACTTTGGGCTCCTAGTCCAAGTTCTGAATCATTCAAGAGTAGGTCACAATCGCACCATAGAGTAAACCATTCTTCTGAATCTGGCAGCAGAGGGCTGGAACGAAGGTATTTTAGTGATTATGAGGATGAAGGCCCTCCCGGAGTTGACTCCAGAGTTAGCTCATCCCATCCCCCAAGGTATGGTAATTATGATTCACCATACGGTTTTAACAGTCCAAGACATCCTATTCCAAGGCCACGAAGCCCCACCTCAGGAAGGTCGTATTATGAGAGGGGTAGAAGGAGCCCCTTGGTATATGAAGATTTTGGTAGTCATGGCTCCTATGGTTCAAGATATTCTCCAAGAGCTCATGGATTTGAATATGAGACCGATGAAAGATGGGACAACAGCTACTTGGATTATTCATCTCGGTATAGTAGCCATCGATATCACAGCCGGTGGTGA